The window TGTCGTGGAAAGCTGCCGATTATTGTAGGGGGAACAGGCCTTTACGTCCAGGCCGTGTTATATGATTTTCAGTTCACGAAAGAAGAAGTGGACGAAGAAGCGCGAAAAAAATACTATGATGAATTAGCTCAAATCGGACCAGATGCCATGCATGCCAAGCTAATGGAGCTAGATCCCGAAACAGCCAAAACAATCCATCCAAACAATACGCGTCGTGTAATCCGTGCCCTTGAAATGGTCGAGCTTCACGGTGTGTCAAAGGCTAGTGAAGAACATAATCGTGGAAATGTCCCTTTGTATCATCATTTAATAATCGGTCTTGATATGGACAGGGAGAAATTGTACGACCGCATCAATTTACGCGTAGACATGATGATGGAACAAGGCTTACTGGAAGAAGTAAAAGGCCTATGGGAGCGCGGAATTCGGGATGTACAATCTGTGCAGGCAATTGGTTATAAAGAGCTGTATGCCTACCTGGATGGCAGGCTGACGCTTGTGGATGCACTTGAACAGCTGAAGCAAAATTCACGAAGATACGCAAAACGCCAGCTAACATACTTCCGTAACAAGATGGATGTCGAATGGATAGGATATGAATGGAATAAAATCGAAAAATATTCAAAATTATTCAAATATTAAGAAGGGGAATTCATTTCAGGTGCCGAATATATTAGTATAGAAAATTATGACGAGGTGTATAAGGCGTGAAATCAATTAATCTACAAGATACTTTTC is drawn from Lysinibacillus sp. SGAir0095 and contains these coding sequences:
- the miaA gene encoding tRNA (adenosine(37)-N6)-dimethylallyltransferase MiaA, with translation MNEKKLEVVAIVGPTASGKTALSIKMAKAFNGEIINGDSMQIYKGLDIGTAKVTEKEMEGVPHHLLSFKEPTESFSVAEYQSLVRKKIAEIQCRGKLPIIVGGTGLYVQAVLYDFQFTKEEVDEEARKKYYDELAQIGPDAMHAKLMELDPETAKTIHPNNTRRVIRALEMVELHGVSKASEEHNRGNVPLYHHLIIGLDMDREKLYDRINLRVDMMMEQGLLEEVKGLWERGIRDVQSVQAIGYKELYAYLDGRLTLVDALEQLKQNSRRYAKRQLTYFRNKMDVEWIGYEWNKIEKYSKLFKY